From a single Leopardus geoffroyi isolate Oge1 chromosome E1, O.geoffroyi_Oge1_pat1.0, whole genome shotgun sequence genomic region:
- the ETV4 gene encoding ETS translocation variant 4 isoform X3: MERRMKGGYLDQQVPYTFCSKSPGNGSLREALMVPQGKLMDPGSLPPPDSEDLFQDLSHFQETWLAEAQVPDSDEQFVPDFHSENLAFHSPPTRIKKEPQSPRTDPALSCSRKLPLPYHHGEQCLYSRQIAIKSPAPGAPGQSPLQPFSRAEQRSFLRSSGTSQPHPGHGYVGEHSSVFQQPLDICHPLTSSQGGGREPLPAPYPHQLSEPCPPYPQQSFKQEYLDPLYEQAGQPPVGQGGVSGHRYPGAGVVIKQEQTDFAYDSDVPGCASMYLHTEGFSGHSPGDGAMGYGYEKPLRPFPDDVCVVPEKFEGDIKQEGVGAFREGPPYQRRGALQLWQFLVALLDDPTNAHFIAWTGRGMEFKLIEPEEVARLWGIQKNRPAMNYDKLSRSLRYYYEKGIMQKVAGERYVYKFVCEPEALFSLAFPDNQRPALKAEFDRPVSEEDTVPLSHLDESPAYLPELAGPAQPFGPKGGYSY, from the exons ATGGAGCGGAGGATGAAAGGCGGATACTTGGACCAGCAAGTGCCCTACACCTTCTGCAGC AAATCGCCCGGAAATGGGAGCTTGCGCGAAGCGCTGATGGTCCCGCAGGGAAAGCTCATGGACCCGGGCTCCCTGCCGCCCCCCGACTCCGAAG ATCTCTTCCAGGATCTCAGTCACTTCCAGGAGACGTGGCTCGCTGAAG cccaGGTACCAGACAGTGATGAGCAGTTCGTTCCTGATTTCCATTCAGAAAACT taGCTTTCCACAGCCCCCCCACCAGGATCAAGAAGGAGCCCCAGAGTCCCCGCACAGACCCGGCCCTGTCCTGCAGCAGGAAGCTGCCACTCCCCTACCACCATGGCGAGCAGTGCCTTTATTCCAG ACAAATCGCCATCAAGTCCCCCGCCCCCGGTGCCCCTGGACAGTCGCCCCTGCAGCCCTTCTCCCGGGCAGAACAACGGAGTTTCCTGAGATCCTCCGgcacctcccagccccaccctggccaTGGGTACGTCGGGGAGCATAG CTCTGTCTTCCAGCAACCCTTGGATATTTGCCACCCCCTCACATCCTCCCAGGGAGGGGGCCGGGAACCCCTCCCAGCCCCCTACCCACACCAGCTGTCGGAGCCCTGCCCACCCTACCCCCAGCAGAGCTTCAAGCAGGAATACCTTGACCCCCTGTACGAACAGGCGGGCCAGCCGCCAGTGGGCCAGGGTGGAGTCAGCGGGCACAGGTACccaggggcgggggtggtgaTCAAACAGGAGCAGACGGACTTCGCCTACGACTCTG atGTCCCTGGGTGTGCATCAATGTATCTTCACACGGAGGGTTTCTCCGGACACTCTCCAGGCGACGGGGCCATGG GTTATGGCTATGAGAAACCTCTTCGACCATTCCCAGATGATGTCTGTGTTGTCCCTGAGAAATTTGAAG GAGACATCAAGCAGGAAGGGGTCGGAGCGTTCCGAGAGGGACCGCCCTACCAGCGCAGGGGCGCCTTGCAACTGTGGCAATTTCTGGTGGCCCTGCTGGATGACCCAACGAATGCCCACTTCATCGCCTGGACTGGCCGGGGGATGGAGTTCAAACTAATAGAGCCTGAGGAG GTTGCCAGGCTCTGGGGCATCCAGAAGAACCGGCCGGCCATGAATTACGACAAACTGAGCCGCTCGCTCCGATACTACTATGAAAAAGGCATCATGCAGAAG GTGGCTGGTGAGCGCTACGTGTACAAGTTTGTGTGTGAGCCTGAGGCCCTCTTCTCCCTGGCCTTCCCGGACAATCAGCGTCCAGCCCTCAAGGCCGAGTTTGACCGGCCAGTCAGTGAGGAGGACACAGTCCCTTTGTCCCACTTGGACGAGAGCCCTGCCTACCTCCCAGAGCTGgctggccctgcccagcccttTGGCCCCAAGGGTGGCTACTCTTACTAG
- the ETV4 gene encoding ETS translocation variant 4 isoform X7 has protein sequence MVPQGKLMDPGSLPPPDSEDLFQDLSHFQETWLAEAQVPDSDEQFVPDFHSENLAFHSPPTRIKKEPQSPRTDPALSCSRKLPLPYHHGEQCLYSSAYDPPRQIAIKSPAPGAPGQSPLQPFSRAEQRSFLRSSGTSQPHPGHGYVGEHSSVFQQPLDICHPLTSSQGGGREPLPAPYPHQLSEPCPPYPQQSFKQEYLDPLYEQAGQPPVGQGGVSGHRYPGAGVVIKQEQTDFAYDSDVPGCASMYLHTEGFSGHSPGDGAMGYGYEKPLRPFPDDVCVVPEKFEGDIKQEGVGAFREGPPYQRRGALQLWQFLVALLDDPTNAHFIAWTGRGMEFKLIEPEEVARLWGIQKNRPAMNYDKLSRSLRYYYEKGIMQKVAGERYVYKFVCEPEALFSLAFPDNQRPALKAEFDRPVSEEDTVPLSHLDESPAYLPELAGPAQPFGPKGGYSY, from the exons ATGGTCCCGCAGGGAAAGCTCATGGACCCGGGCTCCCTGCCGCCCCCCGACTCCGAAG ATCTCTTCCAGGATCTCAGTCACTTCCAGGAGACGTGGCTCGCTGAAG cccaGGTACCAGACAGTGATGAGCAGTTCGTTCCTGATTTCCATTCAGAAAACT taGCTTTCCACAGCCCCCCCACCAGGATCAAGAAGGAGCCCCAGAGTCCCCGCACAGACCCGGCCCTGTCCTGCAGCAGGAAGCTGCCACTCCCCTACCACCATGGCGAGCAGTGCCTTTATTCCAG TGCCTATGACCCCCCTAGACAAATCGCCATCAAGTCCCCCGCCCCCGGTGCCCCTGGACAGTCGCCCCTGCAGCCCTTCTCCCGGGCAGAACAACGGAGTTTCCTGAGATCCTCCGgcacctcccagccccaccctggccaTGGGTACGTCGGGGAGCATAG CTCTGTCTTCCAGCAACCCTTGGATATTTGCCACCCCCTCACATCCTCCCAGGGAGGGGGCCGGGAACCCCTCCCAGCCCCCTACCCACACCAGCTGTCGGAGCCCTGCCCACCCTACCCCCAGCAGAGCTTCAAGCAGGAATACCTTGACCCCCTGTACGAACAGGCGGGCCAGCCGCCAGTGGGCCAGGGTGGAGTCAGCGGGCACAGGTACccaggggcgggggtggtgaTCAAACAGGAGCAGACGGACTTCGCCTACGACTCTG atGTCCCTGGGTGTGCATCAATGTATCTTCACACGGAGGGTTTCTCCGGACACTCTCCAGGCGACGGGGCCATGG GTTATGGCTATGAGAAACCTCTTCGACCATTCCCAGATGATGTCTGTGTTGTCCCTGAGAAATTTGAAG GAGACATCAAGCAGGAAGGGGTCGGAGCGTTCCGAGAGGGACCGCCCTACCAGCGCAGGGGCGCCTTGCAACTGTGGCAATTTCTGGTGGCCCTGCTGGATGACCCAACGAATGCCCACTTCATCGCCTGGACTGGCCGGGGGATGGAGTTCAAACTAATAGAGCCTGAGGAG GTTGCCAGGCTCTGGGGCATCCAGAAGAACCGGCCGGCCATGAATTACGACAAACTGAGCCGCTCGCTCCGATACTACTATGAAAAAGGCATCATGCAGAAG GTGGCTGGTGAGCGCTACGTGTACAAGTTTGTGTGTGAGCCTGAGGCCCTCTTCTCCCTGGCCTTCCCGGACAATCAGCGTCCAGCCCTCAAGGCCGAGTTTGACCGGCCAGTCAGTGAGGAGGACACAGTCCCTTTGTCCCACTTGGACGAGAGCCCTGCCTACCTCCCAGAGCTGgctggccctgcccagcccttTGGCCCCAAGGGTGGCTACTCTTACTAG
- the ETV4 gene encoding ETS translocation variant 4 isoform X1, which translates to MERRMKGGYLDQQVPYTFCSKSPGNGSLREALMVPQGKLMDPGSLPPPDSEDLFQDLSHFQETWLAEAQVPDSDEQFVPDFHSENLAFHSPPTRIKKEPQSPRTDPALSCSRKLPLPYHHGEQCLYSSAYDPPRQIAIKSPAPGAPGQSPLQPFSRAEQRSFLRSSGTSQPHPGHGYVGEHSSVFQQPLDICHPLTSSQGGGREPLPAPYPHQLSEPCPPYPQQSFKQEYLDPLYEQAGQPPVGQGGVSGHRYPGAGVVIKQEQTDFAYDSDVPGCASMYLHTEGFSGHSPGDGAMGYGYEKPLRPFPDDVCVVPEKFEGDIKQEGVGAFREGPPYQRRGALQLWQFLVALLDDPTNAHFIAWTGRGMEFKLIEPEEVARLWGIQKNRPAMNYDKLSRSLRYYYEKGIMQKVAGERYVYKFVCEPEALFSLAFPDNQRPALKAEFDRPVSEEDTVPLSHLDESPAYLPELAGPAQPFGPKGGYSY; encoded by the exons ATGGAGCGGAGGATGAAAGGCGGATACTTGGACCAGCAAGTGCCCTACACCTTCTGCAGC AAATCGCCCGGAAATGGGAGCTTGCGCGAAGCGCTGATGGTCCCGCAGGGAAAGCTCATGGACCCGGGCTCCCTGCCGCCCCCCGACTCCGAAG ATCTCTTCCAGGATCTCAGTCACTTCCAGGAGACGTGGCTCGCTGAAG cccaGGTACCAGACAGTGATGAGCAGTTCGTTCCTGATTTCCATTCAGAAAACT taGCTTTCCACAGCCCCCCCACCAGGATCAAGAAGGAGCCCCAGAGTCCCCGCACAGACCCGGCCCTGTCCTGCAGCAGGAAGCTGCCACTCCCCTACCACCATGGCGAGCAGTGCCTTTATTCCAG TGCCTATGACCCCCCTAGACAAATCGCCATCAAGTCCCCCGCCCCCGGTGCCCCTGGACAGTCGCCCCTGCAGCCCTTCTCCCGGGCAGAACAACGGAGTTTCCTGAGATCCTCCGgcacctcccagccccaccctggccaTGGGTACGTCGGGGAGCATAG CTCTGTCTTCCAGCAACCCTTGGATATTTGCCACCCCCTCACATCCTCCCAGGGAGGGGGCCGGGAACCCCTCCCAGCCCCCTACCCACACCAGCTGTCGGAGCCCTGCCCACCCTACCCCCAGCAGAGCTTCAAGCAGGAATACCTTGACCCCCTGTACGAACAGGCGGGCCAGCCGCCAGTGGGCCAGGGTGGAGTCAGCGGGCACAGGTACccaggggcgggggtggtgaTCAAACAGGAGCAGACGGACTTCGCCTACGACTCTG atGTCCCTGGGTGTGCATCAATGTATCTTCACACGGAGGGTTTCTCCGGACACTCTCCAGGCGACGGGGCCATGG GTTATGGCTATGAGAAACCTCTTCGACCATTCCCAGATGATGTCTGTGTTGTCCCTGAGAAATTTGAAG GAGACATCAAGCAGGAAGGGGTCGGAGCGTTCCGAGAGGGACCGCCCTACCAGCGCAGGGGCGCCTTGCAACTGTGGCAATTTCTGGTGGCCCTGCTGGATGACCCAACGAATGCCCACTTCATCGCCTGGACTGGCCGGGGGATGGAGTTCAAACTAATAGAGCCTGAGGAG GTTGCCAGGCTCTGGGGCATCCAGAAGAACCGGCCGGCCATGAATTACGACAAACTGAGCCGCTCGCTCCGATACTACTATGAAAAAGGCATCATGCAGAAG GTGGCTGGTGAGCGCTACGTGTACAAGTTTGTGTGTGAGCCTGAGGCCCTCTTCTCCCTGGCCTTCCCGGACAATCAGCGTCCAGCCCTCAAGGCCGAGTTTGACCGGCCAGTCAGTGAGGAGGACACAGTCCCTTTGTCCCACTTGGACGAGAGCCCTGCCTACCTCCCAGAGCTGgctggccctgcccagcccttTGGCCCCAAGGGTGGCTACTCTTACTAG
- the ETV4 gene encoding ETS translocation variant 4 isoform X5 yields the protein MERRMKGGYLDQQVPYTFCSKSPGNGSLREALMVPQGKLMDPGSLPPPDSEDLFQDLSHFQETWLAEAQVPDSDEQFVPDFHSENSFHSPPTRIKKEPQSPRTDPALSCSRKLPLPYHHGEQCLYSRQIAIKSPAPGAPGQSPLQPFSRAEQRSFLRSSGTSQPHPGHGYVGEHSSVFQQPLDICHPLTSSQGGGREPLPAPYPHQLSEPCPPYPQQSFKQEYLDPLYEQAGQPPVGQGGVSGHRYPGAGVVIKQEQTDFAYDSDVPGCASMYLHTEGFSGHSPGDGAMGYGYEKPLRPFPDDVCVVPEKFEGDIKQEGVGAFREGPPYQRRGALQLWQFLVALLDDPTNAHFIAWTGRGMEFKLIEPEEVARLWGIQKNRPAMNYDKLSRSLRYYYEKGIMQKVAGERYVYKFVCEPEALFSLAFPDNQRPALKAEFDRPVSEEDTVPLSHLDESPAYLPELAGPAQPFGPKGGYSY from the exons ATGGAGCGGAGGATGAAAGGCGGATACTTGGACCAGCAAGTGCCCTACACCTTCTGCAGC AAATCGCCCGGAAATGGGAGCTTGCGCGAAGCGCTGATGGTCCCGCAGGGAAAGCTCATGGACCCGGGCTCCCTGCCGCCCCCCGACTCCGAAG ATCTCTTCCAGGATCTCAGTCACTTCCAGGAGACGTGGCTCGCTGAAG cccaGGTACCAGACAGTGATGAGCAGTTCGTTCCTGATTTCCATTCAGAAAACT CTTTCCACAGCCCCCCCACCAGGATCAAGAAGGAGCCCCAGAGTCCCCGCACAGACCCGGCCCTGTCCTGCAGCAGGAAGCTGCCACTCCCCTACCACCATGGCGAGCAGTGCCTTTATTCCAG ACAAATCGCCATCAAGTCCCCCGCCCCCGGTGCCCCTGGACAGTCGCCCCTGCAGCCCTTCTCCCGGGCAGAACAACGGAGTTTCCTGAGATCCTCCGgcacctcccagccccaccctggccaTGGGTACGTCGGGGAGCATAG CTCTGTCTTCCAGCAACCCTTGGATATTTGCCACCCCCTCACATCCTCCCAGGGAGGGGGCCGGGAACCCCTCCCAGCCCCCTACCCACACCAGCTGTCGGAGCCCTGCCCACCCTACCCCCAGCAGAGCTTCAAGCAGGAATACCTTGACCCCCTGTACGAACAGGCGGGCCAGCCGCCAGTGGGCCAGGGTGGAGTCAGCGGGCACAGGTACccaggggcgggggtggtgaTCAAACAGGAGCAGACGGACTTCGCCTACGACTCTG atGTCCCTGGGTGTGCATCAATGTATCTTCACACGGAGGGTTTCTCCGGACACTCTCCAGGCGACGGGGCCATGG GTTATGGCTATGAGAAACCTCTTCGACCATTCCCAGATGATGTCTGTGTTGTCCCTGAGAAATTTGAAG GAGACATCAAGCAGGAAGGGGTCGGAGCGTTCCGAGAGGGACCGCCCTACCAGCGCAGGGGCGCCTTGCAACTGTGGCAATTTCTGGTGGCCCTGCTGGATGACCCAACGAATGCCCACTTCATCGCCTGGACTGGCCGGGGGATGGAGTTCAAACTAATAGAGCCTGAGGAG GTTGCCAGGCTCTGGGGCATCCAGAAGAACCGGCCGGCCATGAATTACGACAAACTGAGCCGCTCGCTCCGATACTACTATGAAAAAGGCATCATGCAGAAG GTGGCTGGTGAGCGCTACGTGTACAAGTTTGTGTGTGAGCCTGAGGCCCTCTTCTCCCTGGCCTTCCCGGACAATCAGCGTCCAGCCCTCAAGGCCGAGTTTGACCGGCCAGTCAGTGAGGAGGACACAGTCCCTTTGTCCCACTTGGACGAGAGCCCTGCCTACCTCCCAGAGCTGgctggccctgcccagcccttTGGCCCCAAGGGTGGCTACTCTTACTAG
- the ETV4 gene encoding ETS translocation variant 4 isoform X6 has protein sequence MERRMKGGYLDQQVPYTFCSKSPGNGSLREALMVPQGKLMDPGSLPPPDSEDLFQDLSHFQETWLAEAQVPDSDEQFVPDFHSENLAFHSPPTRIKKEPQSPRTDPALSCSRKLPLPYHHGEQCLYSRQIAIKSPAPGAPGQSPLQPFSRAEQRSFLRSSGTSQPHPGHGSVFQQPLDICHPLTSSQGGGREPLPAPYPHQLSEPCPPYPQQSFKQEYLDPLYEQAGQPPVGQGGVSGHRYPGAGVVIKQEQTDFAYDSDVPGCASMYLHTEGFSGHSPGDGAMGYGYEKPLRPFPDDVCVVPEKFEGDIKQEGVGAFREGPPYQRRGALQLWQFLVALLDDPTNAHFIAWTGRGMEFKLIEPEEVARLWGIQKNRPAMNYDKLSRSLRYYYEKGIMQKVAGERYVYKFVCEPEALFSLAFPDNQRPALKAEFDRPVSEEDTVPLSHLDESPAYLPELAGPAQPFGPKGGYSY, from the exons ATGGAGCGGAGGATGAAAGGCGGATACTTGGACCAGCAAGTGCCCTACACCTTCTGCAGC AAATCGCCCGGAAATGGGAGCTTGCGCGAAGCGCTGATGGTCCCGCAGGGAAAGCTCATGGACCCGGGCTCCCTGCCGCCCCCCGACTCCGAAG ATCTCTTCCAGGATCTCAGTCACTTCCAGGAGACGTGGCTCGCTGAAG cccaGGTACCAGACAGTGATGAGCAGTTCGTTCCTGATTTCCATTCAGAAAACT taGCTTTCCACAGCCCCCCCACCAGGATCAAGAAGGAGCCCCAGAGTCCCCGCACAGACCCGGCCCTGTCCTGCAGCAGGAAGCTGCCACTCCCCTACCACCATGGCGAGCAGTGCCTTTATTCCAG ACAAATCGCCATCAAGTCCCCCGCCCCCGGTGCCCCTGGACAGTCGCCCCTGCAGCCCTTCTCCCGGGCAGAACAACGGAGTTTCCTGAGATCCTCCGgcacctcccagccccaccctggccaTGG CTCTGTCTTCCAGCAACCCTTGGATATTTGCCACCCCCTCACATCCTCCCAGGGAGGGGGCCGGGAACCCCTCCCAGCCCCCTACCCACACCAGCTGTCGGAGCCCTGCCCACCCTACCCCCAGCAGAGCTTCAAGCAGGAATACCTTGACCCCCTGTACGAACAGGCGGGCCAGCCGCCAGTGGGCCAGGGTGGAGTCAGCGGGCACAGGTACccaggggcgggggtggtgaTCAAACAGGAGCAGACGGACTTCGCCTACGACTCTG atGTCCCTGGGTGTGCATCAATGTATCTTCACACGGAGGGTTTCTCCGGACACTCTCCAGGCGACGGGGCCATGG GTTATGGCTATGAGAAACCTCTTCGACCATTCCCAGATGATGTCTGTGTTGTCCCTGAGAAATTTGAAG GAGACATCAAGCAGGAAGGGGTCGGAGCGTTCCGAGAGGGACCGCCCTACCAGCGCAGGGGCGCCTTGCAACTGTGGCAATTTCTGGTGGCCCTGCTGGATGACCCAACGAATGCCCACTTCATCGCCTGGACTGGCCGGGGGATGGAGTTCAAACTAATAGAGCCTGAGGAG GTTGCCAGGCTCTGGGGCATCCAGAAGAACCGGCCGGCCATGAATTACGACAAACTGAGCCGCTCGCTCCGATACTACTATGAAAAAGGCATCATGCAGAAG GTGGCTGGTGAGCGCTACGTGTACAAGTTTGTGTGTGAGCCTGAGGCCCTCTTCTCCCTGGCCTTCCCGGACAATCAGCGTCCAGCCCTCAAGGCCGAGTTTGACCGGCCAGTCAGTGAGGAGGACACAGTCCCTTTGTCCCACTTGGACGAGAGCCCTGCCTACCTCCCAGAGCTGgctggccctgcccagcccttTGGCCCCAAGGGTGGCTACTCTTACTAG
- the ETV4 gene encoding ETS translocation variant 4 isoform X4 translates to MERRMKGGYLDQQVPYTFCSKSPGNGSLREALMVPQGKLMDPGSLPPPDSEDLFQDLSHFQETWLAEAQVPDSDEQFVPDFHSENLAFHSPPTRIKKEPQSPRTDPALSCSRKLPLPYHHGEQCLYSSAYDPPRQIAIKSPAPGAPGQSPLQPFSRAEQRSFLRSSGTSQPHPGHGSVFQQPLDICHPLTSSQGGGREPLPAPYPHQLSEPCPPYPQQSFKQEYLDPLYEQAGQPPVGQGGVSGHRYPGAGVVIKQEQTDFAYDSDVPGCASMYLHTEGFSGHSPGDGAMGYGYEKPLRPFPDDVCVVPEKFEGDIKQEGVGAFREGPPYQRRGALQLWQFLVALLDDPTNAHFIAWTGRGMEFKLIEPEEVARLWGIQKNRPAMNYDKLSRSLRYYYEKGIMQKVAGERYVYKFVCEPEALFSLAFPDNQRPALKAEFDRPVSEEDTVPLSHLDESPAYLPELAGPAQPFGPKGGYSY, encoded by the exons ATGGAGCGGAGGATGAAAGGCGGATACTTGGACCAGCAAGTGCCCTACACCTTCTGCAGC AAATCGCCCGGAAATGGGAGCTTGCGCGAAGCGCTGATGGTCCCGCAGGGAAAGCTCATGGACCCGGGCTCCCTGCCGCCCCCCGACTCCGAAG ATCTCTTCCAGGATCTCAGTCACTTCCAGGAGACGTGGCTCGCTGAAG cccaGGTACCAGACAGTGATGAGCAGTTCGTTCCTGATTTCCATTCAGAAAACT taGCTTTCCACAGCCCCCCCACCAGGATCAAGAAGGAGCCCCAGAGTCCCCGCACAGACCCGGCCCTGTCCTGCAGCAGGAAGCTGCCACTCCCCTACCACCATGGCGAGCAGTGCCTTTATTCCAG TGCCTATGACCCCCCTAGACAAATCGCCATCAAGTCCCCCGCCCCCGGTGCCCCTGGACAGTCGCCCCTGCAGCCCTTCTCCCGGGCAGAACAACGGAGTTTCCTGAGATCCTCCGgcacctcccagccccaccctggccaTGG CTCTGTCTTCCAGCAACCCTTGGATATTTGCCACCCCCTCACATCCTCCCAGGGAGGGGGCCGGGAACCCCTCCCAGCCCCCTACCCACACCAGCTGTCGGAGCCCTGCCCACCCTACCCCCAGCAGAGCTTCAAGCAGGAATACCTTGACCCCCTGTACGAACAGGCGGGCCAGCCGCCAGTGGGCCAGGGTGGAGTCAGCGGGCACAGGTACccaggggcgggggtggtgaTCAAACAGGAGCAGACGGACTTCGCCTACGACTCTG atGTCCCTGGGTGTGCATCAATGTATCTTCACACGGAGGGTTTCTCCGGACACTCTCCAGGCGACGGGGCCATGG GTTATGGCTATGAGAAACCTCTTCGACCATTCCCAGATGATGTCTGTGTTGTCCCTGAGAAATTTGAAG GAGACATCAAGCAGGAAGGGGTCGGAGCGTTCCGAGAGGGACCGCCCTACCAGCGCAGGGGCGCCTTGCAACTGTGGCAATTTCTGGTGGCCCTGCTGGATGACCCAACGAATGCCCACTTCATCGCCTGGACTGGCCGGGGGATGGAGTTCAAACTAATAGAGCCTGAGGAG GTTGCCAGGCTCTGGGGCATCCAGAAGAACCGGCCGGCCATGAATTACGACAAACTGAGCCGCTCGCTCCGATACTACTATGAAAAAGGCATCATGCAGAAG GTGGCTGGTGAGCGCTACGTGTACAAGTTTGTGTGTGAGCCTGAGGCCCTCTTCTCCCTGGCCTTCCCGGACAATCAGCGTCCAGCCCTCAAGGCCGAGTTTGACCGGCCAGTCAGTGAGGAGGACACAGTCCCTTTGTCCCACTTGGACGAGAGCCCTGCCTACCTCCCAGAGCTGgctggccctgcccagcccttTGGCCCCAAGGGTGGCTACTCTTACTAG
- the ETV4 gene encoding ETS translocation variant 4 isoform X9 has product MQLPGPCPPAPSQHHPSLLSCLFPPAQVPDSDEQFVPDFHSENSFHSPPTRIKKEPQSPRTDPALSCSRKLPLPYHHGEQCLYSSAYDPPRQIAIKSPAPGAPGQSPLQPFSRAEQRSFLRSSGTSQPHPGHGYVGEHSSVFQQPLDICHPLTSSQGGGREPLPAPYPHQLSEPCPPYPQQSFKQEYLDPLYEQAGQPPVGQGGVSGHRYPGAGVVIKQEQTDFAYDSDVPGCASMYLHTEGFSGHSPGDGAMGYGYEKPLRPFPDDVCVVPEKFEGDIKQEGVGAFREGPPYQRRGALQLWQFLVALLDDPTNAHFIAWTGRGMEFKLIEPEEVARLWGIQKNRPAMNYDKLSRSLRYYYEKGIMQKVAGERYVYKFVCEPEALFSLAFPDNQRPALKAEFDRPVSEEDTVPLSHLDESPAYLPELAGPAQPFGPKGGYSY; this is encoded by the exons ATGCAGCTGCCGGGGCCTTGTCCCCCTGCACCATCCCAGCAccaccccagcctcctctcctgcctcttcccaccAG cccaGGTACCAGACAGTGATGAGCAGTTCGTTCCTGATTTCCATTCAGAAAACT CTTTCCACAGCCCCCCCACCAGGATCAAGAAGGAGCCCCAGAGTCCCCGCACAGACCCGGCCCTGTCCTGCAGCAGGAAGCTGCCACTCCCCTACCACCATGGCGAGCAGTGCCTTTATTCCAG TGCCTATGACCCCCCTAGACAAATCGCCATCAAGTCCCCCGCCCCCGGTGCCCCTGGACAGTCGCCCCTGCAGCCCTTCTCCCGGGCAGAACAACGGAGTTTCCTGAGATCCTCCGgcacctcccagccccaccctggccaTGGGTACGTCGGGGAGCATAG CTCTGTCTTCCAGCAACCCTTGGATATTTGCCACCCCCTCACATCCTCCCAGGGAGGGGGCCGGGAACCCCTCCCAGCCCCCTACCCACACCAGCTGTCGGAGCCCTGCCCACCCTACCCCCAGCAGAGCTTCAAGCAGGAATACCTTGACCCCCTGTACGAACAGGCGGGCCAGCCGCCAGTGGGCCAGGGTGGAGTCAGCGGGCACAGGTACccaggggcgggggtggtgaTCAAACAGGAGCAGACGGACTTCGCCTACGACTCTG atGTCCCTGGGTGTGCATCAATGTATCTTCACACGGAGGGTTTCTCCGGACACTCTCCAGGCGACGGGGCCATGG GTTATGGCTATGAGAAACCTCTTCGACCATTCCCAGATGATGTCTGTGTTGTCCCTGAGAAATTTGAAG GAGACATCAAGCAGGAAGGGGTCGGAGCGTTCCGAGAGGGACCGCCCTACCAGCGCAGGGGCGCCTTGCAACTGTGGCAATTTCTGGTGGCCCTGCTGGATGACCCAACGAATGCCCACTTCATCGCCTGGACTGGCCGGGGGATGGAGTTCAAACTAATAGAGCCTGAGGAG GTTGCCAGGCTCTGGGGCATCCAGAAGAACCGGCCGGCCATGAATTACGACAAACTGAGCCGCTCGCTCCGATACTACTATGAAAAAGGCATCATGCAGAAG GTGGCTGGTGAGCGCTACGTGTACAAGTTTGTGTGTGAGCCTGAGGCCCTCTTCTCCCTGGCCTTCCCGGACAATCAGCGTCCAGCCCTCAAGGCCGAGTTTGACCGGCCAGTCAGTGAGGAGGACACAGTCCCTTTGTCCCACTTGGACGAGAGCCCTGCCTACCTCCCAGAGCTGgctggccctgcccagcccttTGGCCCCAAGGGTGGCTACTCTTACTAG